From the Luteolibacter sp. Y139 genome, one window contains:
- a CDS encoding lamin tail domain-containing protein has protein sequence MRWLPLLGVVATARLFAETPDAVVTFNEINYNPASGQDAEWIELHNQMAVNVDISGWSLADGIDYVFPSSTVIPGGGYLIVAKTPAHASLAGIPGVLGPFTGNLSNSGETINLLSPTGRLMDHLSYGDSAPWPVTADGAGATLAKRYEGRSAGDPANWRGAVATPAALNFHSPDQPLTHVFTNGDTTWRYRDNTAAPAGTWANANFNDSAWSQGQAPFATTGIAPVLGATANLVERFRAGAITGVSNGAGFTTWNDTATDDGATQSATSGGNPFFATNMTPSGQPSVNFDGNDEFRTAVSPGIGPTSGFVYFIVCRANAAPSSGGISDGSGAYLFDRVPTVSDPPLVSLKAVNGRYGFQKRYDNNSSLGGPVSTTAISTTQFQIVAVRRNPALSRFELWVDGVMEGTSADDGSSLTPQPIVIGRHGSQLNGFNGDIAELLIYRDALGDADFQATGAYLEAKYGLTTAFPDSAARTTLASNASTSYFRKSFTFTGDPARTTLELGHTLADGAVFYLNGQEISRSGMASGSVSHSTSALADLATPAATGYQTVPSTALVSGTNVLAVSVHTGASDNTAYFTANLRGIETPVDPDLPAALELNEIAASASPSFFIEVRNPSSQTISTNGFTLEVAGSVDGTDALPNTTVPPGGMLHFNYIQLGFRPGVGDKVILRAPSGAPVDAQIADSVVRGRSDMWPGRWLFPSSATPGATNAFTLHQDIVLNELCYHPVDLTPASADKEWIELRNKSAAAVNIGGWRLGNGVDFTFPANTMIAAGGYLVVAKTPGNFPVPGGVTVLGPWSGSLDNSGETVTLFDGAGNPADEVNYLDGGRWPGDADGDGSTLELRDSHSDNSLPEAWAASNESARRSWQNYSYRMTANASSVGPDGQWREFIFGLLDDGDVLLDDIAVIENPDTTATPMIANGNFSSGTTGWRFLGNHRHAEVIDDPSQPGNPVLHLSAKGATEHMHNHVETTLTNGRSVVNGRVYEIRYRARWLSGSNRLNTRLYFNRCAKTTELTRFENPGTPGTANSTALPNAGPSFTRFTHSPAVPNAGQSVTVTARAADPDGLGTLTLGYAVNGGSFTAVPMTATGDGATFTAVVPGQTAASVVRFYVSATDAAAVPQTSYFPADGVASHALYQVNDSLAATNGLHNIRIVMDAADKALLYQENNLMSNERLGCTVIYDENEVYYDVGVRLKSSQRGRPSDQRVGFNLDFNQGQLFRGVHKTVAIDRSDGQDTGCREILFDHTMAAGGNIPAEYNDLCQVIAPNPAHTSQAILQMARYGDVFLDSQFEHGSDGSAWEYELIYYPTTTDANGYKLPQPDGVVGTDMTDLGDDKENYRWNFLQENNQDKDDYSRIMAAAKQFSRSGSAFEAGLTDVIDPDQWLEALAHACTTGAGDSFFDNSNHNGIFYARPDGRVLYFPHDMDYAFNATRGIFDNSELQKLVANPARRRLYLGHLHHICTTVFNQSYMGPWAAHYGNLLPGQDFAGHLSYINTRSNYILGAIQSDTPTVAFNITTNNGANFSTPFSPVTLAGTGWVNVRNIRLAGSSVPLAVTWTSSTAWQAAVPIASGPNAITLEAVDFTGAVVGSDSIVVTNTGGIALPTPSTLVVSEIYYNPPGDVETTEYVELTNVSNATLDLSSVNFAAGLTFTFPGGTLLAPGARTLVVKDVAAFNAAFGTGRPIAGTFPNNLDNSGEHIRLVAANGTELHDFTYDDVPPWPVEADGDGYSLVLVNPTTAPDHKDPRSWRASAVTGGGTPGLSDTQSYADWKAANGNPGDNADLDGDGFTTREEYFLGGNPQVADRSLAPTFTAEADGKFLMTITRRATAEGASVTPEISTNLTSWAVDAGAEFVGSQRVTTSPAVDRLTYRITPPPGGAKFFARFAFGP, from the coding sequence ATGAGATGGCTCCCGCTGCTCGGCGTCGTCGCCACGGCACGATTGTTCGCCGAGACACCCGACGCGGTCGTTACCTTCAACGAGATCAACTACAACCCGGCTTCCGGCCAGGATGCGGAGTGGATCGAGCTTCACAATCAGATGGCGGTGAACGTCGACATCTCCGGCTGGTCGCTGGCGGATGGCATCGACTACGTCTTCCCTAGTAGCACAGTGATCCCCGGCGGCGGATATCTGATCGTCGCGAAAACACCGGCACATGCATCGCTCGCCGGCATCCCCGGCGTACTCGGCCCTTTCACCGGGAACCTTTCGAATAGCGGCGAAACGATCAACCTGCTGAGCCCCACCGGCCGCCTGATGGATCACCTGTCGTATGGCGACAGCGCGCCGTGGCCAGTCACCGCGGATGGTGCGGGTGCCACATTGGCGAAGCGATACGAAGGCCGCAGCGCCGGAGACCCGGCGAATTGGAGGGGCGCGGTCGCCACGCCCGCCGCACTCAACTTCCATTCGCCGGATCAGCCGCTGACCCACGTTTTCACAAACGGCGACACCACCTGGCGCTACCGCGACAATACCGCCGCGCCCGCCGGCACCTGGGCGAATGCCAATTTCAACGACAGCGCATGGTCACAAGGCCAAGCGCCCTTCGCCACCACGGGCATTGCCCCGGTCCTCGGAGCCACCGCGAACCTGGTCGAGCGCTTCCGGGCCGGTGCGATTACCGGCGTTTCGAATGGAGCGGGCTTCACCACATGGAACGACACTGCCACCGATGATGGCGCCACCCAGAGTGCCACATCCGGCGGAAATCCATTTTTCGCCACCAACATGACGCCGAGCGGACAACCCTCGGTCAATTTCGATGGCAACGACGAGTTCCGCACCGCGGTCTCGCCCGGCATTGGACCCACCTCGGGCTTCGTCTATTTCATCGTCTGCCGCGCGAACGCCGCGCCGAGCAGTGGCGGCATCTCCGATGGCAGCGGTGCCTATCTCTTCGACCGCGTACCAACCGTGTCGGATCCGCCGTTGGTCTCACTCAAGGCGGTGAACGGCCGCTACGGCTTTCAGAAGCGCTACGACAACAACAGCAGCCTCGGCGGCCCGGTATCCACCACTGCAATCTCCACCACCCAATTTCAAATCGTCGCAGTGCGGCGGAATCCCGCGCTCAGCCGCTTCGAATTGTGGGTCGATGGAGTGATGGAAGGCACTTCGGCCGACGATGGATCGAGCCTCACCCCGCAACCGATCGTGATCGGCCGCCACGGCAGCCAGCTCAATGGCTTCAATGGCGACATCGCCGAGCTGCTGATTTATCGCGATGCGCTCGGCGATGCCGATTTCCAAGCGACCGGTGCTTACCTCGAAGCCAAGTATGGCCTCACCACCGCCTTCCCCGATAGTGCCGCTCGCACCACACTGGCGTCCAACGCCTCCACCTCCTACTTCCGGAAATCCTTCACCTTCACCGGAGATCCCGCCCGCACGACATTGGAACTCGGGCACACGCTGGCGGATGGCGCGGTCTTCTATCTTAATGGCCAGGAGATCTCCCGCAGTGGCATGGCCAGTGGCAGCGTGAGTCATTCGACGTCCGCACTGGCCGATCTCGCCACCCCGGCCGCAACAGGATATCAGACCGTCCCCTCCACCGCACTCGTGAGCGGTACGAATGTCCTCGCCGTCTCGGTGCATACCGGTGCCTCGGATAACACCGCATACTTCACCGCGAACCTGCGCGGCATCGAGACACCCGTGGATCCCGATTTGCCAGCAGCACTGGAGCTGAATGAAATCGCAGCGTCCGCCTCCCCATCGTTCTTCATCGAAGTCCGGAACCCATCATCACAGACCATTTCGACCAACGGCTTCACGCTGGAAGTTGCCGGTTCCGTGGATGGCACCGATGCCTTGCCGAATACCACAGTGCCTCCGGGAGGCATGCTTCATTTCAACTATATCCAACTCGGCTTCCGCCCCGGTGTCGGCGACAAGGTCATCCTGCGTGCTCCCAGCGGTGCCCCGGTCGATGCCCAGATCGCGGACTCGGTCGTGCGCGGCCGCAGCGACATGTGGCCGGGGCGCTGGCTCTTCCCTTCGTCTGCCACACCGGGCGCGACCAATGCCTTCACGCTCCATCAGGACATCGTGCTCAATGAACTCTGCTACCACCCGGTGGACCTGACACCGGCGAGCGCGGACAAGGAGTGGATCGAACTCCGCAACAAAAGTGCCGCAGCCGTAAACATCGGAGGCTGGCGTCTGGGCAACGGAGTCGACTTCACCTTCCCGGCGAACACGATGATCGCCGCCGGCGGCTATCTGGTCGTCGCGAAGACTCCAGGAAACTTTCCCGTGCCGGGCGGTGTGACCGTGCTCGGCCCGTGGTCCGGCAGCCTGGACAACAGCGGCGAAACGGTGACCCTATTCGACGGAGCGGGCAATCCCGCCGACGAAGTAAACTACCTCGATGGTGGTCGCTGGCCGGGCGATGCCGACGGCGACGGATCCACCTTGGAACTCCGCGACTCCCACTCGGACAACTCACTGCCCGAGGCCTGGGCCGCCAGCAATGAAAGCGCCCGGCGGTCGTGGCAGAACTACAGCTACCGGATGACGGCCAACGCCAGCAGCGTGGGACCGGATGGCCAGTGGCGGGAATTCATCTTTGGTTTGTTAGACGATGGTGACGTGTTGCTGGATGACATCGCCGTGATCGAAAATCCCGACACCACCGCCACACCGATGATCGCCAATGGCAACTTCAGTTCGGGAACGACCGGCTGGCGTTTCCTCGGCAACCATCGCCACGCCGAGGTGATCGACGATCCTTCCCAACCCGGCAACCCGGTGCTGCACCTTTCCGCAAAGGGAGCCACCGAGCACATGCACAACCACGTGGAGACCACCCTCACCAACGGAAGGTCGGTGGTGAACGGCCGCGTCTACGAAATCCGCTATCGCGCCCGCTGGCTCAGCGGATCGAACCGGCTCAATACGCGGCTCTACTTCAATCGCTGCGCGAAGACGACCGAGCTGACGAGGTTTGAAAACCCCGGCACTCCGGGCACGGCGAACTCCACCGCCCTGCCGAATGCCGGGCCCAGCTTCACTCGCTTCACCCACTCGCCCGCCGTGCCGAATGCAGGTCAAAGCGTGACCGTGACAGCACGTGCCGCGGACCCCGACGGGCTCGGCACACTGACACTTGGCTACGCGGTGAATGGCGGATCGTTCACGGCCGTGCCGATGACCGCCACCGGCGACGGAGCCACCTTCACCGCCGTCGTCCCGGGCCAAACCGCCGCCAGCGTGGTGCGCTTCTACGTTTCCGCCACGGATGCGGCGGCAGTACCACAAACCTCGTACTTCCCCGCCGATGGCGTCGCCTCTCACGCGCTCTATCAGGTGAACGACAGCCTGGCCGCCACCAACGGGCTTCACAACATCCGCATCGTGATGGACGCGGCGGACAAGGCCCTGCTCTACCAGGAGAACAACCTGATGAGCAACGAGCGGCTCGGCTGCACGGTCATCTATGACGAGAACGAGGTCTACTACGACGTCGGCGTCCGCTTGAAGAGCAGCCAGCGCGGCCGCCCCTCCGACCAGCGCGTCGGGTTCAATCTCGACTTCAACCAAGGCCAGCTGTTCCGCGGTGTTCATAAGACCGTGGCGATCGACCGCTCGGACGGCCAGGATACCGGCTGCCGCGAAATCCTCTTCGATCACACCATGGCCGCCGGCGGCAACATTCCCGCCGAATACAACGACCTCTGCCAGGTCATCGCGCCGAACCCGGCCCACACCAGCCAGGCGATCCTGCAAATGGCCCGCTACGGCGACGTCTTCCTCGACTCGCAGTTCGAACACGGCAGCGATGGGTCGGCCTGGGAGTACGAGCTGATCTACTACCCGACTACGACCGATGCCAATGGCTACAAGCTGCCCCAGCCGGACGGCGTGGTCGGCACGGACATGACCGACCTAGGCGACGACAAGGAGAACTACCGCTGGAACTTCCTGCAGGAAAACAATCAGGACAAGGACGACTACTCGCGCATCATGGCAGCCGCGAAGCAGTTCTCCAGGAGCGGCAGCGCCTTTGAAGCCGGCTTGACCGACGTCATCGATCCGGACCAGTGGCTCGAAGCACTGGCCCATGCCTGCACCACGGGCGCGGGAGACTCGTTCTTCGACAACTCGAACCACAACGGGATCTTCTATGCCCGGCCGGATGGGCGCGTCCTCTACTTCCCGCACGACATGGACTACGCGTTCAATGCAACGCGCGGCATCTTTGACAATTCCGAACTCCAGAAGCTTGTCGCCAATCCCGCGCGCCGCCGCCTCTACCTCGGCCACCTCCATCATATCTGCACGACCGTCTTCAACCAGAGCTACATGGGGCCATGGGCCGCGCACTACGGCAACTTGCTGCCGGGCCAGGATTTCGCCGGTCACTTGAGCTACATCAACACGCGCTCGAATTACATCCTCGGTGCGATCCAAAGCGACACGCCAACCGTCGCCTTCAACATCACCACCAACAACGGAGCGAACTTCTCCACTCCCTTCAGCCCGGTAACCCTAGCGGGTACCGGCTGGGTGAACGTGCGCAACATCCGCCTCGCCGGATCGAGCGTGCCGCTGGCCGTGACGTGGACATCCTCCACCGCATGGCAAGCCGCCGTGCCAATCGCCTCCGGTCCGAATGCCATCACGCTGGAAGCCGTGGATTTCACCGGCGCCGTGGTTGGCAGCGACAGCATTGTTGTCACGAATACCGGTGGCATCGCGCTGCCCACGCCGTCCACCCTGGTCGTCTCCGAGATCTACTACAATCCACCGGGAGACGTCGAAACCACCGAGTATGTGGAGCTGACGAATGTCTCGAACGCGACGCTCGACCTGAGCAGCGTGAACTTCGCCGCAGGCCTCACCTTCACCTTCCCCGGCGGCACGCTGCTGGCACCCGGAGCGCGGACCCTGGTGGTGAAAGACGTCGCAGCCTTCAACGCCGCGTTTGGAACCGGCAGGCCCATCGCGGGAACCTTCCCCAACAATCTCGATAACTCCGGCGAGCACATCCGGCTGGTCGCCGCCAACGGCACCGAGTTGCACGACTTCACCTACGATGACGTGCCCCCGTGGCCGGTCGAGGCGGACGGCGATGGCTATTCGCTGGTGCTGGTCAATCCCACGACCGCACCGGACCACAAAGATCCGCGGAGCTGGCGCGCAAGCGCGGTGACAGGCGGCGGTACTCCTGGCCTCAGCGACACGCAGAGCTATGCCGACTGGAAGGCCGCGAATGGCAATCCCGGCGACAACGCCGATCTGGACGGTGACGGCTTCACCACGCGCGAGGAGTACTTTCTCGGAGGCAATCCGCAGGTCGCTGACCGAAGCCTCGCACCAACCTTCACCGCCGAGGCAGATGGCAAGTTCCTGATGACGATCACGCGCCGCGCCACTGCGGAAGGGGCATCCGTGACTCCCGAGATTTCCACGAACCTCACCAGCTGGGCCGTGGATGCTGGCGCGGAATTCGTCGGCAGCCAACGGGTGACCACCAGCCCGGCGGTGGATCGCCTGACCTACCGCATCACCCCACCGCCAGGAGGAGCCAAGTTCTTCGCACGCTTCGCCTTCGGCCCCTGA
- the queG gene encoding tRNA epoxyqueuosine(34) reductase QueG: MSPADAIKQLARETGFDDCRIAAAGVATHADAFRDWIGDGCHGEMAWMERTPERRCDPREVLPGCKAVVCLALNYYPGRSAGEGYRIARYAWNDDYHDIIEKMLRRMDEGMQALGGAQRFYVDTGPVLERDFASDAGLGWNGKSTVQIHREIGTWFFLAELLTTLDLPPDPVFGDHCGKCTRCIDACPTKAITAPHRVDARRCISYLTIEHKGPIPEEFREAIGDRLYGCDACLEVCPWNRFAKEAREARFHAREAVFAMKARDFLALDDDAFRTLFSKSPIKRIKRPRFLRNVCVVLGNTGGADDLPALDQAAVDPDPLIAEHATWAVKKIRDRLAEIPPAN; encoded by the coding sequence ATGTCCCCGGCCGATGCGATCAAGCAGCTCGCCCGCGAGACCGGCTTCGATGATTGCCGGATCGCGGCCGCGGGCGTGGCGACGCATGCGGACGCCTTCCGGGACTGGATCGGCGATGGCTGCCACGGCGAGATGGCATGGATGGAGCGCACGCCGGAGCGCCGCTGCGACCCCCGCGAGGTACTGCCCGGCTGCAAGGCAGTGGTCTGCCTCGCGCTGAACTACTATCCCGGCCGTAGCGCAGGCGAAGGCTACCGGATCGCCCGCTACGCGTGGAATGACGACTACCACGACATCATCGAGAAGATGCTGCGCCGGATGGACGAGGGCATGCAGGCACTGGGTGGCGCGCAGCGGTTTTACGTGGATACCGGCCCGGTGCTGGAGCGGGACTTTGCCAGCGACGCGGGACTCGGCTGGAATGGCAAGTCGACCGTCCAGATCCACCGCGAGATCGGTACGTGGTTCTTCCTCGCCGAGCTGCTGACCACGCTCGATCTGCCGCCGGACCCGGTCTTCGGCGACCACTGCGGGAAATGCACGCGTTGCATCGATGCCTGTCCCACGAAGGCGATCACCGCGCCGCACCGGGTGGATGCCAGGCGCTGCATTTCCTATCTCACCATTGAGCACAAGGGACCGATCCCGGAGGAATTCCGCGAGGCGATCGGCGACCGGCTCTACGGCTGCGACGCCTGCCTGGAGGTGTGCCCATGGAACCGCTTTGCCAAGGAGGCCCGCGAAGCTCGCTTCCACGCCCGCGAAGCGGTCTTCGCGATGAAGGCACGCGATTTCCTGGCGCTCGACGATGATGCTTTCCGCACGCTTTTCTCCAAATCTCCGATCAAGCGGATCAAGCGCCCGCGTTTCCTGCGAAACGTCTGCGTGGTGCTCGGAAATACCGGCGGAGCGGACGATCTTCCCGCGCTGGATCAGGCGGCGGTCGACCCGGATCCACTGATTGCCGAACACGCCACATGGGCCGTGAAAAAGATCCGCGACAGACTGGCGGAAATCCCGCCCGCAAACTAA
- a CDS encoding sugar phosphate isomerase/epimerase family protein, which translates to MHRRHFLESSALALAATGISPLMAAEAAPVAADRPLAVFTKMLEKVPADELAEKVAALGVTGIEAPIRAGGHIEPKDVPDKLPAFAEAFKKRGLEIVILSSDVDQASDEHAKVLRTAASLGIKRYRLKHYNYDLKKPIAPQLADIRAKLIDIAAMNKELGVQGQYQNHRGNNYVGGPIWDMVWALDGIDPAQLGLAFDFAHATVEGGNAWELNLHRAAPHIVAFYFKDYRLDGREWNPCPLGEGSVNPKSAALVRQLLPATTPISVHIEYISGKDQAARMFEAMKNDVATLKKWLA; encoded by the coding sequence ATGCACCGTCGGCACTTTCTCGAATCCTCCGCCCTCGCCCTCGCCGCCACCGGCATTTCGCCTCTGATGGCGGCGGAAGCCGCCCCGGTGGCAGCGGACCGCCCGCTCGCTGTTTTCACCAAGATGCTGGAAAAGGTGCCGGCGGACGAACTCGCGGAGAAAGTGGCCGCTCTTGGCGTGACCGGCATCGAGGCCCCGATCCGCGCCGGGGGCCACATCGAGCCGAAGGACGTGCCGGACAAGCTGCCAGCCTTCGCCGAGGCCTTCAAAAAGCGGGGCCTCGAAATCGTGATCCTTTCGTCCGATGTCGATCAGGCGAGCGACGAGCACGCGAAGGTGCTCCGGACCGCGGCTTCACTCGGCATCAAGCGCTACCGGCTGAAGCACTACAACTACGACCTGAAGAAGCCAATCGCGCCACAGCTCGCCGACATCCGGGCCAAGCTCATCGACATCGCTGCGATGAACAAGGAGCTCGGCGTGCAGGGTCAGTATCAGAACCACCGCGGCAACAACTACGTGGGTGGGCCGATCTGGGACATGGTCTGGGCGCTTGATGGCATCGATCCGGCGCAGCTGGGCCTCGCGTTTGATTTTGCGCATGCGACCGTCGAGGGAGGCAATGCGTGGGAGCTGAACCTGCATCGCGCCGCGCCGCACATCGTGGCTTTTTATTTCAAGGACTACCGCCTGGATGGGCGTGAGTGGAATCCCTGCCCTCTTGGCGAAGGCTCGGTGAATCCGAAGTCGGCTGCTCTCGTTCGGCAGCTTCTTCCGGCGACCACGCCGATCTCGGTCCACATCGAATACATCAGCGGGAAGGATCAGGCTGCCCGCATGTTTGAGGCGATGAAGAACGACGTGGCGACCTTGAAGAAGTGGCTGGCGTGA
- a CDS encoding sigma-70 family RNA polymerase sigma factor, translated as MDPSEENLDEFVSELTRCQMDLFYFIRALTGDMHAAYDIRQAVNMVLWKKREKFRPGSSFKNWSFQIAQLEVKSHLRKQRKSPLVTFDDKLFDLFATEFADTVDELPERRAALSNCLAKLTPKDTELLRHRYWSGGSLETLANDTHRSVGTLKARLHQLRAGLRRCIEGQLHQPESS; from the coding sequence ATGGACCCCAGTGAAGAGAATCTCGACGAATTCGTGAGCGAACTGACCCGCTGCCAGATGGATTTGTTCTATTTCATCCGCGCGCTCACCGGTGACATGCACGCGGCCTACGACATCCGGCAGGCGGTGAACATGGTGCTGTGGAAGAAGCGCGAGAAATTCCGCCCGGGCTCCAGCTTCAAGAACTGGTCGTTTCAAATCGCCCAGCTGGAAGTGAAGAGCCACCTCCGCAAGCAGCGAAAGTCGCCGCTGGTCACGTTCGACGACAAGCTGTTCGACCTCTTCGCCACCGAGTTCGCCGATACCGTGGACGAACTTCCCGAGCGCCGCGCCGCGCTTTCCAATTGCTTGGCCAAGCTCACGCCCAAGGACACCGAGCTGCTGCGCCATCGCTACTGGAGCGGCGGCTCGCTGGAGACACTGGCAAACGACACCCACCGCAGCGTGGGCACGCTGAAGGCGCGCCTCCATCAGCTCCGTGCCGGACTGCGGCGCTGCATTGAAGGGCAACTCCACCAACCTGAGAGTTCATGA